A single window of uncultured Pseudodesulfovibrio sp. DNA harbors:
- a CDS encoding phenylacetate--CoA ligase codes for MDHRFIPHLTEEQIADIQLEGLKWTTAHAYTNSPFYQDRLNDAGMKPGDITSLDDLQKLPFTTADDLKNGYPMPLLSVPESDVVRIHGSSGTTGKRKILAYTQKDIEVWRDMFARCYELAGLTIEDRIQICVGYGLWTAGAGFQLGCERFGAMALPVGPGLLEIQLQMLTDLKSTCLCSTASMALLMGEEVQKQGLFEQIALKKAIFGAEAHTPKMRRQFEEALGLEDSFDIIGMTELYGPGTGLECQAHDGIHYWADRFIMEILNPETLEPVAPGEIGEMVVTSLQKEASPLIRYRTHDLTRKIAGDCACGVTMPRIDKIMGRSDDMFIFRGVNIYPGQIGSVLEEFNDLSAEYKISLTRRDGLDHMAVDVERTPEASASDNERLAKTLSTEIRKHILVRSDVRILNPGELPRSFAKAKRVQDERGEE; via the coding sequence ATGGACCATCGTTTTATTCCACATCTGACAGAAGAACAGATTGCCGACATCCAGCTTGAAGGACTGAAATGGACCACGGCCCACGCTTACACCAACAGCCCATTCTATCAGGATCGACTCAATGACGCGGGGATGAAGCCCGGTGACATCACCTCTTTGGACGATCTCCAAAAGCTCCCGTTCACCACAGCGGACGATCTCAAAAACGGCTATCCCATGCCACTGCTCTCTGTGCCTGAATCAGATGTAGTCCGCATCCATGGCTCCAGCGGCACCACTGGCAAACGCAAGATTCTTGCCTATACCCAGAAAGACATCGAAGTTTGGCGAGACATGTTTGCCCGGTGCTATGAACTGGCCGGCCTGACCATCGAAGACCGTATTCAGATTTGTGTAGGATACGGCCTGTGGACCGCCGGTGCAGGCTTCCAACTCGGATGCGAACGATTCGGTGCCATGGCACTTCCTGTTGGTCCCGGCCTCTTGGAAATCCAACTCCAGATGCTCACCGATCTGAAATCCACCTGCCTATGTTCAACGGCATCAATGGCCCTGCTCATGGGTGAAGAAGTCCAAAAACAGGGACTCTTCGAACAAATAGCCCTGAAAAAAGCCATTTTTGGTGCAGAAGCACACACACCCAAAATGCGCCGCCAATTTGAAGAAGCCCTCGGGCTGGAAGACAGCTTCGACATCATCGGCATGACGGAACTCTACGGCCCCGGAACCGGCCTTGAATGTCAGGCCCATGACGGTATCCATTACTGGGCAGACCGTTTCATCATGGAAATACTGAACCCGGAAACGTTGGAGCCGGTAGCCCCCGGCGAAATTGGTGAGATGGTCGTGACTTCCCTGCAAAAAGAAGCCTCCCCTCTCATCCGTTACCGCACTCATGACCTGACCAGAAAGATTGCCGGAGACTGTGCTTGTGGCGTAACCATGCCGCGTATCGACAAGATCATGGGGCGTTCAGACGACATGTTCATCTTCCGTGGAGTGAACATATACCCCGGCCAAATTGGTTCGGTGCTGGAAGAATTCAACGACCTTTCCGCAGAATACAAAATTTCACTGACACGTCGTGACGGATTGGACCATATGGCCGTAGATGTGGAACGGACACCCGAAGCAAGCGCTTCTGACAATGAACGTCTGGCCAAAACTCTGTCCACTGAAATCCGCAAACACATTCTGGTGCGCAGTGATGTCCGCATCCTGAATCCAGGCGAATTGCCGCGCAGTTTCGCCAAAGCGAAACGCGTACAGGACGAACGCGGCGAAGAATAA
- a CDS encoding A24 family peptidase, whose translation MDTIPTWIFYLAAGVIGLELGSLTTIFIQRWIDEVPILKPGGSRCPSCEHKLGMLDTIPLVSFIVLRGRCRHCDESIGGQYILVELSCMAWALASAYRFGPSPEWGVYLILGVMLIAGSFIDFETFLLPDRITLGGTCLALGASFFLEDGVGWHSAFLGAVAGAGAFWVLQQGYRLVRNEEGLGTGDVKLMAMIGGMTGLVGLPLTILIGSLSGGLGSIYYAFRPGEDGIRGKVPYGPFLSLGCMVYLLYGKEIMAWWDL comes from the coding sequence ATGGACACTATTCCCACATGGATTTTCTATCTGGCTGCCGGGGTCATCGGTCTGGAACTTGGCAGTTTGACCACCATATTCATTCAACGATGGATAGACGAGGTGCCCATTCTTAAACCGGGTGGGTCCCGCTGTCCGTCGTGTGAACATAAACTCGGGATGCTCGATACGATTCCTTTAGTGAGTTTTATTGTGCTTAGAGGACGGTGTCGGCATTGCGATGAGTCCATTGGTGGCCAGTATATACTGGTCGAACTTTCCTGCATGGCTTGGGCTTTGGCTTCGGCCTACCGTTTTGGGCCGTCCCCGGAGTGGGGAGTATATCTGATCCTTGGCGTCATGCTTATTGCCGGAAGTTTTATTGATTTCGAGACATTTCTTCTGCCTGATCGCATTACATTGGGCGGCACTTGCCTCGCACTTGGAGCCAGCTTCTTCCTTGAGGATGGTGTGGGATGGCACAGTGCTTTCCTTGGCGCAGTGGCTGGTGCCGGTGCTTTTTGGGTTTTGCAACAGGGATATCGTTTGGTGCGCAATGAAGAAGGATTGGGGACGGGCGACGTCAAACTCATGGCCATGATAGGCGGTATGACCGGATTGGTCGGGTTGCCATTAACCATTCTTATCGGATCGTTGTCAGGAGGCCTTGGCAGCATCTATTATGCGTTCCGTCCCGGTGAGGACGGTATTCGGGGAAAGGTGCCATACGGCCCGTTTCTCAGCCTTGGATGTATGGTGTATCTTTTGTACGGCAAAGAAATCATGGCTTGGTGGGATCTATGA
- a CDS encoding BON domain-containing protein, with amino-acid sequence MQKAILILVIFLSPGCAAVPFGIGLIPGAPAYVSSLVGGSQSMYATAVDERTTEQQMMDAIIAGHAQAELYKSKEVRAGQITTYSYFGKLYLVGEYDSQEQLRYIYECADNVKGKRAIISCLYLRKDMEENEYFHEQAKYADLQTQLMADFEVTSTPIEVEIIHGDMILLGVIKEKEERDRIMAHALSVDGIDRVISYLYHQENAGPEPHIMVAGLTPSPNKSIAPPPQKKPKSKRNRPVTVKKEAPAVPVLAVSNPDRGR; translated from the coding sequence GTGCAAAAAGCAATTCTCATACTCGTAATCTTCCTTTCACCGGGGTGTGCCGCGGTGCCGTTTGGCATCGGGCTCATCCCCGGTGCGCCGGCATACGTCTCATCGCTCGTGGGCGGCAGCCAGTCCATGTATGCCACTGCAGTAGATGAACGAACTACTGAACAGCAAATGATGGATGCCATCATAGCCGGCCATGCTCAGGCGGAACTGTATAAAAGCAAAGAAGTCAGAGCCGGACAAATCACCACATACAGCTACTTTGGGAAGCTTTACCTTGTTGGAGAATACGATTCTCAGGAACAACTCAGATATATTTATGAATGTGCTGACAACGTGAAAGGAAAACGTGCGATCATCAGTTGTCTTTATCTCCGCAAAGACATGGAAGAAAACGAATATTTCCACGAACAGGCCAAATATGCGGACCTTCAAACGCAACTCATGGCTGACTTCGAAGTAACAAGTACGCCCATCGAAGTAGAAATCATCCACGGAGACATGATTCTACTCGGAGTCATCAAGGAAAAAGAGGAACGAGATCGGATCATGGCCCACGCTTTAAGTGTAGATGGCATCGACCGGGTGATTTCGTATCTCTATCATCAGGAGAATGCAGGACCAGAGCCGCACATAATGGTGGCAGGCCTCACGCCTTCACCGAATAAAAGCATTGCCCCTCCGCCCCAAAAAAAGCCCAAGAGCAAACGAAACCGCCCTGTTACCGTCAAAAAAGAAGCACCAGCAGTCCCCGTATTAGCCGTCTCCAACCCGGACCGGGGCCGCTAA